Proteins found in one Cheilinus undulatus linkage group 9, ASM1832078v1, whole genome shotgun sequence genomic segment:
- the LOC121515317 gene encoding uncharacterized protein LOC121515317, translating to MDSFDIPSLRDGESYHVFISYSSTDYQWTHSLIEQLESCGLQVCYHERDFTPGRTVLENMSDCIQESQKVLLVLSPEFVRSRWCLLEANMSLFRDCLERKPIVPVLLEPGVPIPPHLCHLTYLEANDPDFKNKLLKVLCTPNQQLQSSTVVPFRPPSIYNGKVLQPLTAVNDEELYKWDSGLFSDMEVPDQLRLIIEDHDKYREAVRIINRVSEDKVWLRPLWIRVVIYIAGLGFLTALLVFCVYVAFLSYDNLNFPPVRRLDIWWSVVISISFAPLGFFIHLGLWKMDDEKYILREMQKAVGKANLILHEDKVLMGCGSNSKIYLVYVSLDSCKQEFAETFPDQAEEMFQRALMFFSSGYTCSLAKRHSLFLQSSSSGHLKGGLCFCQYVSQQLRKDKWE from the exons ATGGACAG CTTTGATATCCCCTCTCTGAGAGATGGTGAGAGTTACCACGTCTTCATCAGCTACAGCAGCACTGACTACCAGTGGACCCACTCCCTCATTGAACAGCTGGAGTCCTGCGGCCTGCAGGTCTGCTACCACGAGCGTGACTTCACTCCAGGACGCACCGTGTTGGAGAACATGTCCGACTGCATCCAGGAGAGCCAGAAGGTCCTGCTGGTCCTCAGTCCAGAGTTTGTGAGGAGCCGCTGGTGTCTCCTGGAGGCCAACATGTCTCTGTTCAGGGACTGTCTGGAGAGGAAGCCCATCGTCCCGGTGCTGCTGGAGCCTGGAGTCCCTATTCCTCCCCACCTCTGCCACCTCACCTACCTGGAGGCCAACGACCCAGACTTCAAGAACAAGCTGCTCAAGGTGCTCTGCACCCCCAACCAGCAGCTCCAAAGCTCCACTGTGGTCCCCTTCAGGCCTCCCTCCATCTACAATGGGAAGGTCCTGCAGCCTTTGACTGCTGTTAATGATGAGGAACTCTACAAATGGGACTCTGGTCTGTTCAGTGACATGGAGGTGCCGGACCAACTGCGTCTGATCATTGAGGACCACGACAAgtacagagaggctgtgaggATCATCAACAGAGTCTCTGAAGACAAAGTTTGGCTCCGCCCACTCTGGATTAGAGTCGTCATTTACATCGCTGGTCTAGGATTTTTGACAGCATTACTAGtattttgtgtgtatgtggCATTTCTATCCTATGATAACTTAAATTTTCCCCCTGTACGAAGACTTGATATTTGGTGGTCAGTGGTGATAAGTATCTCCTTTGCTCCACTGGGGTTTTTTATTCATCTTGGTCTCTGGAAAATGGATGATGAGAAATATATTctgagggagatgcagaaagctGTAGGAAAAGCAAACCTGATACTCCATGAGGACAAGGTGTTGATGGGATGTGGCTCCAACTCAAAAATCTATCTGGTGTATGTTTCTCTGGACAGTTGCAAACAGGAGTTTGCAGAAACATTTCCTGATCAGGCAGAAGAGATGTTTCAGAGAGCTCTGATGTTCTTCTCATCAGGTTACACCTGCAGCCTCGCTAAAAGacactctctctttcttcagTCCAGCTCCTCTGGTCACCTGAAGGGAGGGCTGTGTTTCTGTCAGTATGTCTCTCAGCAGCTGAGGAAGGACAAATGGGAATAA
- the LOC121515530 gene encoding uncharacterized protein LOC121515530, producing the protein MSDCIQESQKVLLVLSPEFVRSRWCLLEANMSLFRDCLERKPIVPVLLEPGVSIPSHLCHLTYLEANDPDFKNKLLKVLCTPNQQLQSSTVVPFQPPSIYNGKVLQPLTAVNDEELYKWDSGQFSELEVPDQLRLIIEDHDKYREAVRIINRVSEDKVWLRPLWIRVVIYIVGVAFFILFVAFCLILQSATVDEFSLQPKRIFDIWWTTTISLYFIPIGFIIHLGLWKMDDDRYILREMSKAVGKANLLLHEDKVLMGCRSNSKIYLVYVSLDGCKQEFAETFPDQAEEMFQRALMFFSSGFTCSLATRHSPFPQPSSSGHLEGGLCFCQYVSQQLTKDKWE; encoded by the coding sequence ATGTCCGACTGCATCCAGGAGAGCCAGAAGGTCCTGCTGGTCCTCAGTCCAGAGTTTGTGAGGAGCCGCTGGTGTCTCCTGGAGGCCAACATGTCTCTGTTCAGGGACTGTCTGGAGAGGAAGCCCATTGTCCCGGTGCTGCTGGAGCCTGGAGTCTCTATTCCTTCCCACCTCTGCCACCTCACCTACCTGGAGGCCAACGACCCGGACTTCAAGAACAAGCTGCTCAAGGTGCTCTGCACTCCCAACCAGCAGCTCCAAAGCTCCACTGTGGTCCCCTTCCAGCCTCCCTCCATCTACAATGGGAAGGTCCTGCAGCCTTTGACTGCTGTTAATGATGAGGAACTCTACAAATGGGACTCTGGTCAGTTCAGTGAATTGGAGGTGCCGGACCAACTACGTCTGATCATTGAGGACCACGACAAgtacagagaggctgtgaggATCATCAACAGAGTCTCTGAAGACAAAGTTTGGCTCCGCCCACTCTGGATTAGAGTCGTCATTTACATCGTTGGTGTAGCATTTTTCATActctttgttgctttttgtctgattttgcAATCTGCAACTGTCGATGAATTCAGTCTTCAACCAAAACGAATATTTGACATTTGGTGGACAACAACAATTAGTCTCTACTTTATTCCAATTGGGTTTATTATTCATCTTGGACTCTGGAAGATGGATGATGACCGATATATTTTAAGGGAGATGAGTAAAGCTGTAGGAAAAGCAAACCTGTTGCTCCATGAGGACAAGGTGTTGATGGGATGTAGGTCCAACTCAAAAATCTATCTGGTGTATGTTTCTCTGGACGGTTGCAAACAGGAGTTTGCAGAAACATTTCCTGATCAGGCAGAAGAGATGTTTCAGAGAGCTCTGATGTTCTTCTCATCAGGTTTCACCTGCAGCCTCGCTACTAGACACTCCCCCTTTCCTCAGCCCAGCTCCTCTGGTCACCTGGAGGGAGGGCTGTGTTTCTGTCAGTATGTCTCCCAGCAGCTGACGAAGGACAAATGGGAATAG
- the LOC121515526 gene encoding uncharacterized protein LOC121515526, producing the protein MDSYVPPTLRDGESYHVFISYSSTDYQWTHYLIEQLESYGLQVCYHERDFTPGRSVLENMSDCIQESQKVLLVLSPEFVRSRWCLLEANMSLFRDCLERKPIVPVLLGPGVSVPLHLCHLTYVEANNPDFKNKLLKVLCTPNQQLQSSTVVPFQPPSIYNGKVLQPLTAVNDEELYKWDSGQFSELEVPDQLRLIIEDHDKYREAVRIINRVSEDKVWLRPLWIRVIIYIAGVAFFILLVAFYWYVMEISPVFMFYFEYVYIVWIFMVLSLSCVLLGFIIQLGLWKMDDEKYILSELHKAVGKANLLLHEDKVLMGCRSNSKIYLVYVSLICCKQEIADTFPEKAEEMFQRALMFFSSGFTCSLAKRHSPFPQPSSSGHLEGGLCFCQYVSQQLRKDKWE; encoded by the exons ATGGACAG CTATGTTCCTCCCACTCTGAGAGATGGTGAGAGTTACCACGTCTTCATCAGCTACAGCAGCACTGACTACCAGTGGACCCACTACCTCATTGAACAGCTGGAGTCCTACGGCCTGCAGGTCTGCTACCACGAGCGTGACTTCACTCCAGGACGCAGCGTGTTGGAGAACATGTCCGACTGCATCCAGGAGAGCCAGAAGGTCCTGCTGGTCCTCAGTCCAGAGTTTGTGAGGAGCCGCTGGTGTCTCCTGGAGGCCAACATGTCTCTGTTCAGGGACTGTCTGGAGAGGAAGCCCATCGTCCCGGTGCTGCTGGGGCCTGGAGTCTCTGTTCCTCTCCACCTCTGCCACCTCACCTATGTGGAGGCCAACAACCCGGACTTCAAGAACAAGCTGCTCAAGGTGCTCTGCACCCCCAACCAGCAACTCCAAAGCTCCACTGTGGTCCCCTTCCAGCCTCCCTCCATCTACAACGGGAAGGTTCTGCAGCCTTTGACTGCTGTTAATGACGAGGAACTCTACAAATGGGACTCTGGTCAGTTCAGTGAATTGGAGGTGCCAGACCAACTACGTCTGATCATTGAGGACCACGACAAgtacagagaggctgtgaggATCATCAACAGAGTCTCTGAAGACAAAGTTTGGCTCCGCCCACTCTGGATTAGAGTCATCATTTACATCGCTGGTGTAGCATTTTTCATCCTCTTAGTAGCATTTTATTGGTATGTGATGGAAATATCTCcagtgtttatgttttactTTGAATATGTCTATattgtttggatttttatggttttaagTCTTTCTTGTGTTTTACTGGGGTTTATTATTCAGCTTGGACTCTGGAAGATGGATGATGAGAAATATATTCTGAGCGAGCTGCATAAAGCTGTAGGAAAAGCAAACCTGTTGCTCCATGAGGACAAGGTGTTGATGGGATGTAGGTCCAACTCAAAAATCTATCTGGTGTATGTTTCTTTGATTTGTTGCAAACAAGAGATTGCagacacatttcctgaaaaagcAGAAGAGATGTTTCAGAGAGCTCTGATGTTCTTCTCATCAGGTTTCACCTGCAGCCTCGCTAAAAGACACTCCCCCTTTCCTCAGCCCAGCTCCTCTGGTCACCTGGAGGGagggctctgtttctgtcagtaTGTCTCCCAGCAGCTGAGGAAGGACAAATGGGAATAA
- the LOC121515422 gene encoding uncharacterized protein LOC121515422: MGNKEKAWWHLCGSPYPNHDNFLCASFGKQHLYSLSPMEPINSSLSPSSSDLPTLRDGESYHVFISYSSTDYQWTHSLIEQLESCGLQVCYHERDFTPGRTVLENMSDCIQESQKVLLVLSPEFVRSRWCLLEANMSLFRDCLERKPIVPVLLEPGVSIPLHLCHLTYLEANDPDFKNKLLKVLCTPNQQLQSSTVVPFQPPSIYNGKVLQPLTAVNDEELYKWDSGQFSDMEVPDQLRLIIEDHDKYREAVRIINRVSEDKVWLRPLWIRVVIYIAGVGSFLLLVALCMYVTIIFNVGKFLPQKVNTLPVGIWVLTLSSLYCIPVGFIIQLGLWKMDDEKYILKEMNKAVGKANLLLHEDKVLMGCRSNSKIYLVYVSLDSCKQEFAETFPDQAEEMFQRALMFFSSGYTCSLAKRHFPFPQPSSSGHLEGRVCFCQYVSQQLSKNKWE; this comes from the exons AtgggaaacaaagaaaaagcatgGTGGCATCTGTGTGGCTCTCCATATCCAAACCACGACAACTTCTTGTGTGCATCCTTTGGAAAGCAACATCT TTATTCTTTGTCGCCGATGGAGCCAATAAACAGCAGTCTGTCTCCATCCAGCTCTGATCTTCCCACTCTGAGAGATGGTGAGAGTTACCACGTCTTCATCAGCTACAGCAGCACTGACTACCAGTGGACCCACTCCCTCATTGAACAGCTGGAGTCCTGCGGCCTGCAGGTCTGCTACCACGAGCGTGACTTCACTCCGGGACGCACCGTGTTGGAGAACATGTCCGACTGCATCCAGGAGAGCCAGAAGGTCCTGCTGGTCCTCAGTCCAGAGTTTGTGAGGAGCCGCTGGTGTCTCCTGGAGGCCAACATGTCTCTGTTCAGAGACTGTCTGGAGAGGAAGCCCATTGTCCCGGTGCTGCTGGAGCCTGGAGTCTCTATTCCTCTCCACCTCTGCCACCTCACCTACCTGGAGGCCAACGACCCAGACTTCAAGAACAAGCTGCTCAAGGTGCTGTGCACCCCCAACCAGCAGCTCCAAAGCTCCACTGTGGTTCCCTTCCAGCCTCCCTCCATCTACAACGGGAAGGTCCTGCAGCCTTTGACTGCTGTTAACGATGAGGAACTCTACAAATGGGACTCTGGTCAGTTCAGTGACATGGAGGTGCCGGACCAACTGCGTCTGATCATTGAGGACCACGACAAgtacagagaggctgtgaggATCATCAACAGAGTCTCTGAAGACAAAGTTTGGCTCCGCCCACTCTGGATTAGAGTCGTCATTTACATCGCTGGTGTAGGATCTTTCTTACTCCTAGTAGCATTATGTATGTATGTGACCATCATATTCAATGTTGGTAAATTTTTGCCCCAAAAAGTAAACACATTACCTGTTGGAATTTGGGTGTTAACACTTTCAAGCCTCTACTGTATTCCAGTTGGGTTTATTATTCAGCTTGGTCTCTGGAAGATGGATGATGAGAAATATATTCTTAAGGAGATGAATAAAGCTGTAGGAAAAGCAAACCTGTTGCTCCATGAGGACAAGGTGTTGATGGGATGTAGGTCCAACTCAAAAATCTATCTGGTGTATGTTTCTCTGGACAGCTGCAAACAGGAGTTTGCAGAAACATTTCCTGATCAGGCAGAAGAGATGTTTCAGAGAGCTCTGATGTTCTTCTCATCAGGATACACCTGCAGCCTCGCTAAAAGACACTTCCCCTTTCCTCAGCCCAGCTCCTCTGGTCACCTGGAAGGAAGGGTGTGTTTCTGTCAGTATGTCTCCCAGCAGCTGAGTAAGAACAAATGGGAATAA